The following proteins come from a genomic window of Flavobacterium eburneipallidum:
- a CDS encoding family 10 glycosylhydrolase, producing MKYITLLIIGYFLVSFNIRDFEKNSIQKGETKTEFKFGVWITADAKRTNESYTEEFKKYKNAGIDEVLINTSTSPELLKRLVPIAAKEGLKVHAWIMTMNRPGDTVALQHPDWYMVSRSGKSCFDDRPYVDYYQWLSPSHPEARQHIYDLLEGLAKVKGIESVHLDYIRYPDVFLPVGLLPKYNLVQNTELPDYDFDYSDASVNAFMKEFGRDPRKLEHPEIDMEWKQFRLNQIKNVVDHAYEIAHKHGKKLTAAVFPFPEMADHMVRQRWDKWIIDEVYPMIYHNFYNEGMNWIGFATQQGVTDLKGKQTKLNTGIYVPGVESEDELRKTILLAKENGAAGVTFFDGPAISDAYLKVIAATKASLK from the coding sequence ATGAAATATATCACACTACTCATAATTGGATATTTTTTAGTGTCCTTTAATATTCGGGATTTCGAAAAGAATAGCATTCAAAAGGGGGAAACTAAAACCGAATTCAAATTTGGAGTATGGATTACCGCCGATGCTAAAAGAACGAACGAATCTTATACCGAAGAATTTAAAAAATATAAAAACGCAGGAATTGATGAAGTGTTGATTAATACCAGCACAAGTCCCGAACTTTTAAAAAGATTAGTTCCAATAGCTGCCAAAGAAGGTTTAAAAGTACACGCCTGGATTATGACTATGAATCGTCCGGGAGATACTGTGGCTTTACAACATCCAGATTGGTATATGGTTAGCCGAAGTGGAAAATCTTGTTTTGACGATCGTCCTTATGTAGATTATTACCAATGGTTGTCACCAAGTCATCCCGAAGCTCGCCAGCACATTTATGATTTACTGGAAGGTTTAGCAAAAGTAAAAGGCATCGAAAGTGTGCATTTAGACTACATCCGTTATCCCGATGTGTTTTTACCAGTTGGATTATTACCGAAATACAATTTGGTACAAAACACCGAGTTACCCGATTACGATTTTGATTATTCAGATGCCAGCGTAAATGCTTTTATGAAGGAATTTGGCAGAGATCCAAGAAAACTGGAACATCCTGAAATAGATATGGAATGGAAACAATTTCGTTTGAATCAAATTAAGAATGTGGTGGATCATGCCTATGAAATTGCACACAAACACGGAAAAAAATTAACAGCAGCGGTATTTCCTTTTCCAGAAATGGCCGATCACATGGTGCGTCAACGTTGGGACAAATGGATTATTGATGAAGTGTATCCGATGATTTATCATAACTTTTATAATGAAGGAATGAATTGGATAGGTTTTGCTACCCAACAAGGAGTTACTGATTTAAAAGGAAAACAAACCAAATTAAACACAGGAATTTATGTTCCAGGAGTAGAAAGTGAAGATGAATTGAGAAAAACGATTTTGTTAGCGAAAGAAAACGGTGCAGCAGGAGTTACGTTTTTTGATGGTCCAGCCATTTCTGATGCCTATTTAAAAGTGATTGCAGCAACCAAAGCAAGTTTGAAATAA
- a CDS encoding carbohydrate-binding family 9-like protein — protein MKYLALVFGLISVIGFAQSKKGMVPKTYVAYKTADKIVIDGDDSDASWSKVDWSDAFIDIEGVQKPKYNTQVKMLWDETNYYILAKMQEPHVWANLKQRDTIIFYNNDFEVFIDPDGDTFNYYELEINALNTAWDLFLSKPYRENDLVVLNDWNITGLQSAVKISGTLNNPNDTDEGWMLEIAIPWAAYQKSYGEDNVPRDNFWRVNFSRVNWQHDIINGKYERKKDTSGKFLPEYNWVWSPQGVINMHEPEKWGYVYFSSKEGKDKFTIPQDEKVKWELYTLYRAQKRYYQKNNTWAKSLELLNKSSIVVDGKIIKPVLENYKAGYTISIKSPFSNKIVTIKEDGRFLK, from the coding sequence ATGAAATATTTAGCCCTTGTATTCGGATTAATTTCTGTAATTGGTTTTGCCCAATCCAAAAAAGGAATGGTGCCAAAAACCTATGTGGCTTATAAAACAGCAGATAAAATTGTTATAGATGGAGACGATTCGGATGCTTCCTGGTCTAAAGTAGATTGGTCTGATGCTTTTATCGATATCGAAGGCGTACAAAAACCAAAGTACAATACACAAGTAAAAATGCTTTGGGATGAGACCAATTATTACATTTTGGCTAAAATGCAGGAACCACATGTTTGGGCAAACTTAAAACAGCGCGATACTATTATTTTTTACAATAACGATTTTGAAGTTTTTATCGATCCAGATGGCGATACTTTTAATTATTACGAATTAGAAATCAACGCCTTAAATACCGCCTGGGATTTATTTTTATCAAAACCTTACAGAGAAAATGATCTTGTGGTTTTAAACGATTGGAATATTACAGGGTTGCAATCGGCGGTTAAGATAAGCGGCACTTTAAATAATCCAAACGATACCGATGAAGGCTGGATGCTGGAAATTGCGATTCCGTGGGCTGCGTATCAAAAATCGTACGGAGAGGACAATGTACCGAGAGATAATTTTTGGAGAGTGAATTTCTCGAGAGTCAATTGGCAACATGATATTATCAATGGCAAATACGAAAGAAAGAAAGACACTTCAGGAAAATTTTTGCCTGAATACAATTGGGTTTGGTCTCCGCAAGGGGTAATCAACATGCACGAACCTGAAAAATGGGGTTATGTTTATTTTTCTTCGAAAGAAGGAAAAGATAAATTTACCATTCCACAAGATGAAAAAGTAAAATGGGAATTGTACACACTGTATCGTGCACAAAAAAGATATTATCAAAAAAACAATACTTGGGCTAAATCATTAGAATTACTGAATAAATCCTCGATTGTTGTTGATGGAAAAATAATAAAACCCGTTTTAGAAAATTACAAAGCAGGATATACTATTTCCATAAAGAGTCCTTTTTCCAATAAAATAGTGACTATTAAAGAAGACGGTCGGTTTTTAAAGTAA
- a CDS encoding glycoside hydrolase family 20 protein, with product MRIIKTTLLALFILVSSAVFAQKDITIIPKPANIEVKEGVFQFSKDTKIIASNAAQKEIATALMSKFKAATGWQPEFSNKKPKSNYIEFKIDKNLNREAYLLEVTSKSIVITAKENAGLIYGLETIRQLLPTAIESKNQVANVNWVIPNVSIKDEPRFQWRGLMLDLSRHFFDKNYVIQTIDRLAMLKMNVLHLHLVDDQGWRIEIKKYPKLTEIGAWRVNQENVIWNARLTVDPNEKGTYGGFLTQEELKEIVKYAAAKNIQVIPEIEMPAHVSSAIAAYPELACFNQKIGVPSGGVWPITDIYCAGKENTFEFLEDVIDEVIAIFPSKYIHIGGDEATKTNWETCPHCQKRMQEEGLKNVHELQSYFVKRMEKYINSKGKKVIGWDEILEGGLAPDATVMSWRGTEGGIEASKQRHDVIMTPESHCYFNIYQGPQNEEPLAFGGFIPLTKVYHFDPVVDEMTPEQAKHILGAQANLWAEYIESTQESEYMIFPRLGAMAEVLWSPKEARNWNDFTTRLPSLLARFDYLGINYSKSAYLVSAASKAHLDKKQVKVALKNEFPNADIRYVLDNKNLDNQAIKYTDSITIQGTTILKASLFKEDKPVGKVFTDSIQFHKAVGNKLTFKNPYHENYKADGPLGLVNIIRGSKNFHDGQWQAWLVDDMEVVIDLEKNQSIHQVTLGALENQGSGIYFPTEIKAFVSTDGKTYKEVGKIIRPFAINSNSELKDFKISFEKTNARFVKVIATNLKKSPKGESSFLFFDEILVD from the coding sequence ATGAGAATAATTAAAACAACCCTATTAGCGCTTTTCATTCTTGTTTCAAGTGCTGTTTTTGCGCAAAAAGACATTACAATAATTCCAAAACCCGCTAATATTGAGGTTAAAGAAGGCGTTTTTCAGTTTTCAAAGGATACTAAAATTATTGCAAGCAATGCTGCTCAAAAAGAGATTGCAACTGCTTTGATGAGCAAATTTAAAGCCGCAACGGGATGGCAACCTGAATTTTCGAATAAAAAGCCAAAGAGCAATTACATCGAATTCAAAATAGATAAAAACCTGAATCGGGAGGCGTACCTATTAGAAGTAACTTCTAAAAGTATTGTAATTACTGCCAAAGAAAATGCGGGTTTGATTTACGGACTGGAAACTATTAGACAATTATTACCCACAGCTATCGAAAGTAAAAATCAAGTGGCTAATGTCAATTGGGTTATTCCGAATGTTAGTATTAAAGATGAACCTCGTTTTCAATGGAGAGGTTTGATGCTGGATTTATCGCGTCATTTTTTTGATAAAAATTATGTAATTCAAACAATTGACCGATTGGCAATGCTAAAAATGAATGTATTGCATTTGCATTTAGTTGACGATCAGGGCTGGCGAATTGAAATTAAAAAATACCCAAAACTAACAGAAATTGGTGCCTGGAGAGTCAATCAGGAGAATGTGATTTGGAATGCCCGTTTAACAGTTGATCCAAATGAAAAAGGAACTTATGGCGGATTTTTAACCCAAGAAGAATTAAAAGAAATTGTAAAATACGCCGCAGCTAAAAACATCCAAGTTATTCCAGAAATCGAAATGCCAGCACACGTGAGCAGTGCTATTGCGGCTTATCCCGAATTGGCTTGTTTCAATCAAAAAATAGGTGTGCCATCCGGTGGAGTTTGGCCTATTACGGATATTTATTGTGCAGGAAAAGAGAATACTTTTGAATTTTTAGAAGATGTAATTGACGAGGTGATTGCAATTTTTCCTTCAAAATACATTCACATTGGTGGAGATGAAGCAACTAAAACCAATTGGGAAACCTGCCCGCATTGTCAAAAAAGAATGCAGGAGGAAGGTTTGAAAAATGTACATGAATTACAGAGTTATTTTGTAAAACGAATGGAGAAATACATCAATTCGAAAGGTAAAAAAGTAATTGGATGGGACGAAATTTTAGAAGGCGGATTAGCTCCTGATGCCACAGTAATGAGCTGGAGAGGAACTGAAGGCGGAATTGAAGCTTCTAAACAACGTCACGATGTAATTATGACACCAGAATCACATTGTTATTTTAACATCTATCAAGGGCCGCAAAATGAAGAACCTTTGGCTTTTGGAGGATTTATTCCACTGACTAAAGTATATCATTTTGATCCTGTAGTGGACGAAATGACACCAGAACAAGCCAAGCATATTTTAGGTGCTCAGGCTAATTTATGGGCTGAATATATTGAGAGTACACAAGAATCAGAATACATGATTTTTCCAAGATTAGGAGCTATGGCAGAGGTTTTATGGAGTCCCAAAGAAGCCCGAAACTGGAATGATTTTACCACCAGATTACCTTCTTTATTAGCACGTTTTGATTATTTGGGAATCAATTATTCTAAAAGCGCTTATTTGGTATCTGCTGCTTCAAAGGCTCATTTGGATAAAAAACAGGTAAAAGTAGCTTTGAAAAATGAATTTCCAAATGCAGATATTCGCTATGTTTTAGACAATAAAAATTTAGACAATCAAGCCATAAAATACACCGATTCTATTACAATTCAAGGAACAACTATTTTAAAAGCTTCTTTGTTTAAAGAAGATAAACCAGTAGGTAAAGTTTTTACGGATAGCATTCAATTTCATAAAGCGGTAGGTAATAAATTGACTTTTAAAAATCCGTATCATGAAAACTACAAAGCGGATGGTCCACTGGGTTTAGTTAATATTATTAGAGGAAGCAAAAATTTTCATGACGGACAATGGCAAGCCTGGCTGGTGGATGATATGGAAGTAGTTATTGATTTAGAGAAAAACCAATCCATTCATCAGGTAACTTTAGGGGCTTTAGAAAATCAAGGTTCGGGGATTTATTTTCCAACCGAAATAAAAGCTTTTGTTTCTACCGATGGAAAAACGTATAAAGAAGTTGGGAAAATAATTCGTCCGTTTGCTATTAATTCGAATTCAGAATTGAAAGATTTTAAAATTAGTTTCGAAAAAACCAATGCGAGATTTGTAAAAGTAATTGCGACTAATTTAAAGAAAAGTCCAAAAGGAGAAAGTTCTTTTCTGTTTTTTGACGAAATTTTAGTTGATTAA
- a CDS encoding isoaspartyl peptidase/L-asparaginase family protein yields the protein MSNRRDFIKKTTLGTFAVSSLFGLQGVAQNTEEVKKEPVKKVKKPVVISTWNHGLPANAETWKQLKAGKPALDAIEAGMKIPEADPNVRSVGYGGYPDREGKVTLDACIMDHNSNCGSVSFLQGIMHPISVAKRVLENTPHVMLSGQGALQFALSEGFKEENLLTPESEKDWKKWLEESKYKPVINIENHDTISMLMIDENGNLSGGCTTSGAAWKMHGRVGDSPIIGAGLFLDNEVGAAAATGLGEAVIRTAGSAMVVELMRQGKSPFEACKEITERIYNKHKNHKDMEYLQVGFIALNKNGEHAGYSLRSGFNYAICDDEKGNRMEDAKFKMSWDK from the coding sequence ATGTCAAACAGAAGAGATTTTATCAAAAAAACTACATTAGGAACATTCGCTGTAAGCTCATTGTTTGGATTACAGGGAGTGGCTCAAAATACCGAAGAAGTAAAAAAAGAGCCTGTTAAAAAAGTAAAAAAACCGGTGGTGATCTCTACCTGGAATCATGGTTTGCCTGCTAATGCAGAAACCTGGAAACAATTAAAAGCAGGAAAACCAGCTCTGGATGCAATAGAAGCCGGAATGAAAATTCCTGAAGCCGATCCCAATGTTCGTAGTGTGGGTTACGGAGGATATCCTGATCGCGAAGGAAAGGTAACATTAGACGCCTGCATTATGGATCACAACAGCAATTGCGGATCTGTTTCTTTTTTGCAAGGAATTATGCATCCTATTTCGGTAGCGAAAAGAGTTTTAGAGAATACGCCACACGTTATGTTATCCGGGCAAGGCGCATTACAGTTTGCACTTTCAGAAGGATTTAAAGAAGAAAATTTACTGACCCCAGAATCCGAGAAAGACTGGAAAAAATGGTTAGAAGAATCCAAATACAAACCTGTTATCAATATCGAAAATCACGATACCATTAGTATGCTGATGATTGATGAAAATGGAAATCTTTCAGGAGGCTGTACTACAAGTGGAGCAGCCTGGAAAATGCATGGTCGTGTTGGAGATTCTCCCATTATTGGCGCAGGACTTTTTCTGGATAATGAAGTGGGTGCAGCTGCGGCAACAGGATTAGGAGAAGCCGTAATCAGAACAGCTGGAAGTGCGATGGTAGTGGAATTAATGCGTCAGGGAAAATCACCATTCGAAGCTTGTAAAGAAATCACTGAACGTATTTACAACAAACATAAAAACCATAAAGACATGGAATATTTACAAGTGGGATTTATTGCTTTGAATAAAAATGGGGAACATGCAGGATATAGTTTACGCTCTGGTTTCAACTATGCCATTTGCGATGACGAAAAAGGAAACAGAATGGAAGATGCAAAATTTAAAATGTCCTGGGATAAATAA
- a CDS encoding glycoside hydrolase family 130 protein has product MSTIPWQDRPENSNDVMWRYSENPIIDRYAIPSSNSIFNSAVVPFKDGFAGVFRCDNKAVQMNIFAGFSKDGINWEINHEPIVMQSGNTEMIESAYKYDPRVVFIEDRYWITWCNGYNGPTIGIGYTFDFVEFFQCENAFLPFNRNGVLFPQKINGKYAMLSRPSDNGHTPFGDIWISYSPDMKYWGEHRLVMKPSPFEQSAWQCTKVGAGPIPILTDEGWLMIYHGVINTCNGFRYAMGSALLDVDSPDQVKYRTQPYLLGPAEIYEMVGDVPNVVFPCAALHDAKEDKLAVYYGAADTAVAIAFGKLSEVIQFTKENSL; this is encoded by the coding sequence ATGAGTACAATTCCTTGGCAAGATAGACCCGAAAACAGTAACGATGTAATGTGGAGATATTCTGAAAATCCAATTATTGACAGATACGCAATACCATCATCAAATAGTATTTTTAATAGTGCAGTTGTTCCTTTTAAAGACGGATTTGCAGGTGTTTTTAGATGTGATAACAAAGCGGTTCAAATGAATATTTTTGCTGGTTTTAGTAAAGATGGAATCAATTGGGAGATCAATCACGAACCCATTGTAATGCAATCTGGAAATACTGAAATGATTGAATCAGCTTATAAATATGATCCTCGTGTAGTTTTTATCGAAGATCGTTATTGGATAACCTGGTGTAATGGCTACAACGGACCAACAATTGGTATTGGATACACTTTCGATTTCGTAGAATTTTTTCAATGCGAAAATGCTTTTTTACCTTTCAATAGAAATGGTGTTTTGTTTCCACAAAAAATAAACGGAAAATATGCCATGTTAAGCCGTCCAAGTGATAACGGACATACACCTTTTGGAGATATTTGGATTAGTTACAGTCCGGATATGAAATACTGGGGCGAACATCGTTTGGTTATGAAACCAAGTCCTTTTGAACAAAGTGCCTGGCAGTGTACCAAAGTAGGAGCAGGCCCAATTCCAATTCTTACCGATGAAGGCTGGCTGATGATTTATCACGGTGTAATTAACACTTGTAATGGTTTTCGTTACGCCATGGGGTCAGCACTTTTAGATGTTGATTCACCAGACCAGGTTAAATACAGAACACAGCCGTATTTATTAGGACCAGCAGAAATTTATGAAATGGTAGGAGATGTTCCAAATGTAGTTTTTCCGTGTGCCGCTTTGCATGATGCAAAAGAAGATAAATTAGCCGTATATTACGGTGCAGCAGATACAGCGGTAGCAATTGCTTTTGGAAAATTAAGTGAAGTGATCCAATTTACAAAAGAGAACAGTTTATAG
- a CDS encoding glycoside hydrolase family 18 protein, producing MIQLKQHNTATKSVFLILMASLFLACASLGKKENQSKDDFKIIGYVAGYEKFDPAKVDATKLTHINYAFANIVDGNVQFELATDKAKIESVIGLKKQNSDLKVLYSIGGWVWSDQFSNIAAYAESREKFAKSAVKLMISYGFDGIDIDWEFPGQRAEDNVFRPSDKENFTLLLAELRNQLEIQTKADNIHYLLTIAAGADQEYLNHTDLKKAHQYLDFINLMCYDFYNGWFFQTGHHANLYPSKEEKFGGNSSSQSVDLFLKAGVPANKLILGIPFYGRKWEKVVPTNNGLYQSAQTGSAIVASWEIAADMKSGKFQELYDDSAKASYLWNAQDKIFISYETPREIALKSAFIKQKKLGGAMFWEYSLDNKQELLNKLYETMTAKK from the coding sequence ATGATTCAATTGAAACAGCACAATACAGCAACCAAATCCGTTTTTTTAATCCTAATGGCTAGCTTATTTCTGGCTTGTGCTTCATTGGGAAAAAAAGAAAATCAATCGAAAGACGATTTTAAAATAATTGGATATGTTGCTGGTTACGAAAAATTTGATCCAGCAAAAGTAGATGCCACTAAATTGACACACATTAATTATGCATTTGCCAATATTGTTGATGGGAATGTACAATTTGAGTTGGCTACCGATAAAGCAAAAATCGAAAGCGTAATAGGGCTGAAAAAGCAAAATTCTGATTTAAAAGTTTTGTACTCTATTGGTGGCTGGGTTTGGTCAGACCAATTTTCGAATATTGCGGCTTATGCTGAATCCAGAGAAAAATTTGCTAAAAGTGCTGTGAAATTAATGATATCATACGGTTTTGACGGCATTGATATCGACTGGGAATTTCCAGGACAACGTGCAGAGGATAATGTTTTTAGACCTTCGGATAAAGAAAATTTTACTTTGTTGTTGGCTGAATTACGCAATCAATTAGAAATTCAAACTAAAGCAGATAATATCCATTATTTACTAACCATCGCCGCAGGAGCTGATCAGGAATATCTCAATCACACCGATTTAAAAAAGGCGCATCAGTATCTTGATTTTATAAACCTAATGTGTTACGATTTTTATAACGGTTGGTTTTTTCAAACCGGACATCATGCTAATTTATATCCATCCAAAGAAGAAAAATTTGGAGGAAACAGTAGTAGTCAATCGGTGGATTTATTTTTAAAAGCAGGAGTTCCCGCAAACAAACTTATTTTAGGAATTCCTTTTTATGGCAGAAAATGGGAGAAAGTTGTGCCAACAAATAATGGTTTATACCAATCTGCTCAAACAGGAAGCGCTATTGTAGCATCCTGGGAAATTGCAGCCGATATGAAATCAGGAAAATTTCAGGAATTATATGATGATTCGGCAAAAGCTTCCTATTTATGGAATGCGCAGGACAAGATTTTTATTTCTTATGAAACGCCAAGAGAAATTGCCTTAAAATCAGCATTTATCAAACAAAAAAAACTAGGCGGTGCTATGTTTTGGGAATACAGTTTAGACAACAAGCAAGAGTTATTGAACAAGCTGTATGAAACTATGACCGCCAAAAAATAA
- a CDS encoding sodium:solute symporter family protein, with the protein MDIIDVSIIVAYILLSVGIGIWISRKASKGLDDYFLGGKTIKWYFLGLSNGSGMFDVSGTSWMIGVLFLYGVKSFMFMWLWPIWNQIFVMMFLAVWIRRSKVMTGSEWILTRFGSDRAGKASHIIVAIFAIISTIGFIAYFFEGIGKFVTIILPWDLTLFSGDLILLTSERSYALIIILLTTIYTVKGGMFSVVATEVVQYLIMIVAGVLIAGYAFINYTDIQINSVITEEWKNVFFGWQFETQWSDKFQTFNNLIDSEGYKMFGAFIGMTLFKGFFASIAGPTPSYDLQRILSTKSVKEAAYMSGFTNLILFIPRYLLITGIVVIALVNLAPELNANTGLTGADLELLMPKVVNLYIPVGIKGILLAGLLAAFMSGFSAFVNAGPAYIVNDIYKKYFKPVATNEHYIKVSQISSFLVVGLGVFMGFFADSINSLTLWITSALYGGYVAANFLKWIWWRFNGWGYFWGMFAGLVVASLQFALGQAKGSLSEGSFLYDLAQVQAIYLFPIIFGFSILGCLLGTFLSKPTDMEVLRSFYKNVRPWGWWNPVYKTLKIEDQSFEKNNDFWKDMLNCVIGIVWQSSMILLPIFFIIRDYPKATAALIVFLVTTTILKFTWLDKVRRIED; encoded by the coding sequence ATGGACATTATCGACGTATCAATCATAGTAGCATATATTCTACTCTCGGTAGGAATAGGAATTTGGATTTCAAGAAAAGCATCAAAAGGTTTGGATGACTATTTCCTTGGTGGAAAAACAATCAAATGGTATTTTTTAGGCTTGAGCAATGGCTCGGGAATGTTTGATGTTTCGGGAACTTCTTGGATGATTGGAGTATTGTTTTTGTACGGAGTAAAAAGTTTTATGTTCATGTGGCTTTGGCCAATATGGAATCAGATTTTTGTCATGATGTTCCTTGCTGTCTGGATTAGAAGGTCAAAAGTAATGACCGGTTCGGAATGGATTTTAACCCGTTTTGGAAGTGACCGGGCCGGTAAAGCATCACATATTATTGTTGCCATTTTTGCCATTATTTCTACTATTGGATTTATCGCTTACTTTTTTGAAGGAATTGGAAAATTCGTAACTATTATTCTCCCTTGGGATTTAACGCTTTTTTCCGGCGATTTAATTTTGCTGACATCTGAGCGTTCTTATGCTTTAATCATTATTCTTTTAACCACAATTTATACCGTAAAAGGCGGAATGTTTTCGGTAGTAGCCACCGAAGTTGTTCAATATTTAATCATGATTGTTGCTGGAGTTTTAATTGCGGGTTATGCCTTTATCAATTATACTGATATTCAGATCAATTCGGTTATTACCGAAGAATGGAAAAATGTTTTCTTTGGCTGGCAATTTGAAACCCAGTGGAGTGATAAATTCCAAACCTTCAATAATTTAATAGATTCAGAAGGATATAAAATGTTTGGTGCTTTTATTGGAATGACTTTATTCAAAGGATTTTTTGCCAGTATTGCTGGACCAACACCGAGTTACGATTTACAACGAATCCTTTCGACAAAATCAGTAAAAGAAGCAGCTTATATGAGCGGTTTTACCAACCTGATTTTATTTATTCCAAGGTATTTATTAATCACCGGAATCGTAGTCATTGCGTTAGTAAATCTAGCACCCGAATTGAATGCCAATACTGGATTAACCGGAGCCGATTTAGAATTATTAATGCCTAAAGTAGTTAATTTATATATTCCTGTTGGAATCAAAGGAATTCTGTTAGCAGGTTTATTAGCGGCTTTTATGTCTGGATTCTCCGCATTCGTAAATGCAGGGCCGGCTTATATTGTAAATGATATTTATAAAAAATATTTTAAACCCGTTGCTACAAATGAGCATTACATTAAGGTAAGTCAGATTTCTTCTTTCCTTGTAGTGGGTTTAGGCGTTTTTATGGGATTCTTTGCTGATTCTATTAATTCGCTAACACTTTGGATTACGAGTGCTTTATATGGAGGTTATGTAGCGGCCAATTTCCTGAAATGGATTTGGTGGCGTTTTAACGGCTGGGGCTATTTCTGGGGAATGTTCGCTGGATTGGTCGTAGCTTCTTTGCAATTTGCTTTAGGTCAGGCCAAAGGGAGTTTGTCTGAAGGTTCATTTTTATACGATTTAGCACAAGTACAAGCCATTTATTTATTTCCAATAATATTCGGTTTCTCTATTTTGGGTTGTCTTTTAGGAACTTTTTTAAGCAAACCAACAGACATGGAAGTGTTAAGATCTTTTTACAAAAATGTAAGACCTTGGGGTTGGTGGAATCCCGTGTATAAAACTTTAAAAATAGAAGATCAGTCTTTCGAAAAAAACAATGATTTCTGGAAAGATATGCTCAATTGCGTGATCGGAATTGTGTGGCAGTCCAGTATGATTTTGCTTCCGATATTTTTCATCATCAGAGATTATCCAAAAGCAACAGCAGCCTTAATTGTGTTTTTAGTAACGACTACAATATTAAAATTTACCTGGCTGGATAAAGTTCGAAGAATAGAAGATTAG